In Rhodopirellula sp. P2, the DNA window CCAATGTACGTGGAGCGAATGCCATCGCCGAATTCCGGACGCGTGTCGCCCACATCAGGATGCTTGACCACCAAGCGACATTTCTCCCGCAGCTTCTGCACCCATTGTCGAGCGGCGACCGGTTTGTCGCGTGCGATGTATCGAGCGATCTGCTTGAGGTCTTCTTTCGATTTCGCAGAATACCGAAGTCTCGGCATGTTTTCAGCTTCCTTGCTGTTCGGCTTCTGCCTTATCAATCTCGGCTTCGACCTCATTGAACACGGTTTCTTCGTCGCAGAATTCACCGGCATCCAATTGACTGACACCCTTTTGAATCTCACCGCGCAATTGTTCGCGTCCCATCAACAGCTTTACGCCCTCGACAATGGCATCCTCCTC includes these proteins:
- a CDS encoding ribbon-helix-helix domain-containing protein; protein product: MNLNLPSEVNDFVKGLVAQGRFTSEEDAIVEGVKLLMGREQLRGEIQKGVSQLDAGEFCDEETVFNEVEAEIDKAEAEQQGS
- a CDS encoding type II toxin-antitoxin system RelE/ParE family toxin, which encodes MPRLRYSAKSKEDLKQIARYIARDKPVAARQWVQKLREKCRLVVKHPDVGDTRPEFGDGIRSTYIGSYVIFFRRVEGFLEIVRVIRGEVDDPKI